Proteins encoded in a region of the Manduca sexta isolate Smith_Timp_Sample1 chromosome 9, JHU_Msex_v1.0, whole genome shotgun sequence genome:
- the LOC115450595 gene encoding facilitated trehalose transporter Tret1, with product MEDCEVNIKKDRWKYFFRQLLIASGAWNCYFMLGLCMGAPTVFIPQIRKEANSTEAVSEDMASWIPAILSYGGVPWILILPYLISVFGRKIPHIIVSVATLAGFTTFVFSTTVTHIIISEMLQGLVAASYLTISVVIIIEYASPKYRGMFLTLKSACFFWGILFANTIGTFFHWKKIGMVGLGCSVYNLVSVFFWPESPYWLAGKGQIDECTKAHVWLKGRDEISDKELKSLINSCRYERNTQPQNLYRRIRLTVKEMLRKQFYKPVLFSVLLTSLYLLSGKLICTVYAIDIIKKMTNSESTAYTAMLILDAVTLISMYGGCLVVKVVKRRLMLLTTSSIGVFFLFSISLYLYLVKLSIVSEYKYLSVSLLTGFSIAIGCGPMILSTSISGELLPLESRSISMCVIAFVFKISYGSFLKVAPYLFKTFGLHGTFLSFALSSSVCLILIYLYLPETKDKNLQEIADCMKGVDAMVEREEELAPVRRNTE from the exons ATGGAAGATTGTGAAGTGAATATTAAAAAGGATcggtggaaatatttttttcggcag CTCTTAATCGCAAGTGGAGCATGGAATTGCTACTTCATGCTGGGATTGTGCATGGGCGCACCCACGGTGTTCATTCCACAAATACGAAAAGAGGCTAACTCGACAGAAGCCGTGAGCGAGGATATGGCATCGTGGATTC ctGCAATCCTAAGCTATGGTGGTGTACCCTGGATACTGATCCTACCATACCTGATATCAGTCTTTGGAAGAAAAATACCGCACATAATCGTCTCAGTAGCAACTTTAGCAGGATTTACGACATTCGTCTTTAGCACCACAGTCACCCACATCATCATAAGCGAGATGCTACAAGGATTGGTAGCAGCATCATATTTAACCATATCTGTAGTTATCATAATAGAATACGCTTCACCTAAATACAGAGGGATGTTTCTGACTTTGAAATCTGCTTGCTTTTTCTGGGGAATTTTGTTTGCAAATACCATTGGGACGTTTTTTCATTGGAAAAAAATAGGAATGGTAGGTTTAGGCTGTTCGGTTTATAATTTAGTGAGTGTGTTCTTTTGGCCCGAATCTCCGTATTGGTTGGCTGGTAAGGGTCAGATAGATGAATGTACCAAAGCTCATGTTTGGTTGAAGGGAAGAGATGAAATTTCGGATAAGGAATTGAAGAGTTTGATAAATTCGTGTCGATATGAAAGGAATACTCAACCACAAAACCTTTATAGACGAATTCGGCTCACAGTCAAAGAAATGTTAagaaaacagttttataaaccAGTGCTATTTTCGGTTTTGCTCActtctttgtatttattatcagGGAAATTAATATGTACAGTATATGCGATagatataattaagaaaatgaCGAATAGCGAATCAACTGCTTACACTGCCATGTTAATTCTAGACGCAGTTACTTTGATAAGTATGTATGGTGGTTGTTTGGTTGTAAAAGTTGTTAAACGAAGACTAATGTTGTTAACGACTTCTTCTATCggtgttttctttttgttttcaatatctttatatttgtatttagttaAATTATCCATTGTTTctgaatataaatatctatctGTCTCTTTGTTGACTGGGTTTTCAATAGCTATTGGTTGTGGACCGATGATATTGTCCACATCGATTTCTGGTGAGTTATTACCTTTAGAATCAAGGAGTATATCTATGTGTGTGATAGCGTTCGTTTTCAAAATATCGTATGGAAGTTTTTTGAAAGTAGCACCATACTTATTCAAAACGTTTGGATTGCATGGTACATTTTTATCTTTTGCATTATCTTCTTCGGTTTGTttgatacttatttatttatatcttcccGAAACTAAAGATAAGAATTTGCAAGAAATTGCTGATTGCATGAAAGGAGTTGATGCTATGGTTGAAAGAGAAGAAGAACTTGCACCTGTTAGAAGAAATACAGAGTAA